One Fusobacterium varium DNA window includes the following coding sequences:
- a CDS encoding PBSX family phage terminase large subunit: protein MKNNLRKLYTRKQIEALKCFKKNFWLLVLHGAKRAGKTVADNDLFLLELKRVRKIADKLNIPEPQYILAGNSLGSLARNVLIELTNKYGIEINFNKHNEFKLFGVKVCCFGHGTIRDMARIRGMTSFGAYINEGTTAVEEVVREILNRCSGEGARVMMDTNPDNPEHYIKTDYIDKADDNKIIEIHFELDDNDFLTDEYKENVKSTTPTGLFYDRDILGLWVNSEGVVYKDFNKSMILARYNKQNIIKYFAGVDWGYEHLGSIAVIGVDGLGNHLLVKEIVAQYEEIDYWVQQAKEVVKEFGNIDFYCDSARPEHVARFSREGFQAHNANKEVLSGIEVVAHLMKTNKFYVLDSCSHFKKEIYNYVWDKSKGVPIKANDDLLDALRYAIYSESSKQKSFERWTGKEWGNYLDKGVK, encoded by the coding sequence ATGAAGAATAATCTAAGAAAGTTATATACAAGAAAGCAGATTGAAGCTCTCAAATGTTTTAAAAAAAATTTTTGGCTCTTAGTTCTACATGGAGCAAAAAGAGCAGGGAAAACAGTGGCAGATAATGATCTATTTTTATTAGAGCTTAAAAGAGTCAGAAAGATAGCTGATAAGCTTAATATTCCAGAGCCTCAGTATATTCTTGCAGGAAACTCATTAGGATCTCTTGCTCGTAATGTGCTAATAGAATTAACTAACAAGTATGGTATTGAGATTAATTTTAATAAGCATAATGAATTTAAGCTCTTTGGAGTAAAAGTGTGTTGTTTTGGACATGGAACAATTAGAGATATGGCACGTATAAGGGGGATGACTTCCTTTGGTGCTTATATTAACGAGGGAACAACAGCAGTTGAGGAAGTAGTCAGAGAGATATTAAATAGATGCTCAGGAGAAGGTGCTAGGGTAATGATGGACACTAACCCTGATAATCCTGAACATTATATTAAAACTGACTATATTGATAAAGCTGATGATAATAAGATAATTGAGATTCATTTTGAATTAGATGACAATGATTTTCTTACTGATGAGTATAAAGAAAATGTTAAGTCAACAACTCCAACAGGACTATTTTATGACAGAGATATTCTAGGTCTTTGGGTAAATAGTGAGGGAGTTGTCTATAAAGATTTTAATAAATCTATGATTCTTGCTAGATACAATAAGCAAAACATAATTAAATATTTTGCTGGTGTTGACTGGGGATATGAACACTTAGGATCTATTGCAGTTATTGGAGTAGATGGACTAGGTAATCATTTACTAGTTAAAGAGATAGTTGCTCAGTATGAAGAGATTGATTATTGGGTACAACAAGCTAAAGAAGTTGTAAAAGAGTTTGGAAATATAGATTTTTATTGTGATTCTGCTAGACCTGAACACGTGGCTAGGTTTAGTCGTGAGGGATTCCAAGCACATAATGCTAATAAAGAAGTTTTATCAGGTATTGAGGTAGTTGCTCATTTAATGAAAACTAATAAATTCTATGTCTTAGATAGTTGCAGTCACTTCAAAAAAGAGATCTACAACTATGTGTGGGATAAGAGTAAAGGAGTGCCTATTAAAGCAAATGATGACTTATTAGATGCTTTAAGATATGCAATATATTCAGAAAGCTCTAAGCAAAAATCATTTGAAAGATGGACAGGTAAAGAATGGGGGAATTATCTTGATAAGGGAGTTAAGTAA
- a CDS encoding VRR-NUC domain-containing protein, protein MVENQIQSAIIDYLSILENQGKLFFQRTNNITVYDSKKNIHRSLAKGQKKGFPDLLILFKGKCLGIEIKTTTGRQSKEQKEIEQQFKKNGAIYHIVRSLEDIQRILGEEA, encoded by the coding sequence ATGGTAGAAAATCAAATTCAATCTGCTATTATTGATTATTTAAGCATCTTAGAGAACCAAGGAAAACTATTTTTTCAAAGGACTAATAATATAACTGTCTATGATAGTAAAAAGAATATACATAGAAGTTTAGCAAAAGGTCAGAAAAAAGGTTTTCCTGACTTACTTATATTATTTAAGGGTAAATGTCTTGGAATTGAAATTAAGACAACTACAGGTAGACAGAGCAAGGAACAAAAAGAGATTGAACAACAGTTTAAAAAGAATGGAGCAATATATCACATTGTTAGAAGTTTGGAAGATATTCAAAGAATACTAGGAGAAGAGGCATGA
- a CDS encoding dUTP diphosphatase: MISKPRCFNDLLELQRILDENIEKNRKNGFVPRKRSLLDILLAIDDEFQECLRELPYEYNFKTWKQKEYSREKELEELTDVLFFFLQYFNRYFIDVDNYKNNFCRDFFERNYYDEIDQELYSVIMDFKYDLWNRNDLTTFYDYMKIVYKRGFTRQDLLETYWEKWQKNITRINKDWVIQE, from the coding sequence ATGATTAGTAAACCTAGATGTTTTAATGATTTATTAGAGTTACAAAGAATTTTAGATGAAAATATAGAAAAAAATAGAAAAAACGGATTTGTACCAAGAAAAAGAAGTTTGTTAGATATTCTACTAGCAATAGATGATGAGTTCCAAGAATGCCTAAGAGAGTTACCATATGAGTATAATTTCAAAACTTGGAAGCAGAAAGAATATAGCAGAGAGAAAGAATTAGAAGAACTAACAGATGTTCTATTTTTCTTTTTGCAGTATTTTAATAGGTATTTCATCGACGTAGATAATTATAAAAATAATTTTTGTAGAGATTTTTTTGAACGAAATTATTATGATGAAATAGACCAAGAATTATATTCTGTGATTATGGATTTCAAATACGATTTATGGAATAGAAATGATTTAACAACTTTCTATGACTATATGAAAATAGTTTATAAAAGAGGATTTACGAGACAGGATTTATTAGAAACTTACTGGGAGAAATGGCAAAAGAATATTACTAGAATTAATAAAGATTGGGTGATCCAAGAATGA
- a CDS encoding ATP-binding protein, with the protein MKCQYCGKEYIKNSADLSYMPEFMQEKLKYIPACNCLEKLHEQEMEALRKKQDEESRMNRVKKFMDISVVDAKFFKSTFENADMSSKHMRTAERYAKSFLTKNQNVGMLLYGGVGTGKTYATACIANYLREHGKSVFVMNLGLYFNKLKIEWEKEEKAVLENVKKCDLLIIDDFGAEMTSNTENVTWRDEKIFNLIDTAYRSEKPLIISTNLKYHEDLSKCEIEKNLGSRIRDRVVDMCYPIAVIGKSRRGINKETFWESIA; encoded by the coding sequence ATGAAATGTCAATATTGTGGAAAAGAATATATAAAAAACAGTGCTGATTTAAGCTATATGCCTGAATTTATGCAAGAAAAACTTAAGTATATTCCAGCTTGTAACTGCTTGGAGAAACTGCATGAGCAGGAAATGGAAGCACTTAGAAAGAAACAGGATGAAGAAAGTAGAATGAACAGAGTTAAAAAGTTCATGGATATATCTGTAGTTGATGCCAAGTTTTTTAAAAGTACCTTTGAAAATGCTGATATGTCAAGTAAGCATATGAGAACTGCTGAAAGATATGCAAAAAGTTTTCTAACAAAAAATCAAAATGTAGGGATGTTACTGTATGGAGGAGTTGGAACTGGTAAAACTTATGCAACTGCTTGTATAGCTAACTATCTAAGAGAACACGGAAAAAGTGTGTTTGTTATGAACCTTGGGCTATATTTCAACAAGCTAAAAATAGAATGGGAAAAGGAAGAAAAGGCAGTTCTTGAAAATGTTAAGAAATGTGATTTATTAATCATTGATGACTTTGGTGCTGAGATGACTTCTAATACTGAGAATGTAACTTGGAGAGATGAGAAGATATTCAATTTGATTGATACAGCTTACAGATCTGAAAAGCCTTTGATAATATCTACAAACTTAAAATATCATGAAGATCTTTCTAAGTGTGAGATTGAAAAGAATTTAGGAAGTAGGATAAGAGATAGGGTTGTAGATATGTGTTACCCAATTGCAGTTATTGGAAAAAGCAGAAGGGGGATTAATAAAGAAACTTTCTGGGAGAGTATAGCATAA
- a CDS encoding helix-turn-helix domain-containing protein translates to MREMRERDWFWLDNALVDRYDLNIYEKMLYVCLARHIGSNDYAYPKLETLAKELGIKDTRTIVKHTKSLEQKGLITVERLKGKANRYYLNNVKVDTSNVPTLDDTTLNVPTSDVPPVPTSNVPTSTYIPCGSKNIHKEDTIKNKEREKEAEPDPVSNSGGYYQEIRMLLASYKINYEKIARLGKPISRIKEVLKIAKENGKSEGWIVGALTDDYNLEYFYKPREIKKEAAKKKSGKVINSSEYEDFSEDYFEKYIGKGEEIA, encoded by the coding sequence ATGAGAGAGATGAGAGAAAGAGACTGGTTTTGGTTAGATAATGCTTTAGTAGATAGATATGATCTCAATATCTATGAGAAGATGTTGTATGTTTGTTTAGCTAGACATATAGGAAGTAATGATTATGCTTATCCAAAACTTGAAACTTTAGCAAAAGAATTAGGAATAAAAGATACTAGAACTATAGTTAAGCACACAAAAAGTTTAGAACAAAAAGGTCTAATCACAGTTGAAAGATTAAAAGGAAAAGCAAACAGATATTATCTTAATAATGTCAAAGTAGATACATCAAATGTACCTACATTAGATGATACTACATTGAATGTACCTACATCTGATGTACCCCCAGTACCTACATCAAATGTACCTACAAGTACCTACATCCCATGTGGGTCTAAGAATATACATAAAGAAGATACAATTAAGAATAAAGAGAGAGAGAAAGAGGCAGAGCCTGATCCTGTTTCTAACTCAGGAGGATATTATCAAGAAATAAGAATGTTACTTGCTAGTTATAAAATCAACTATGAGAAGATAGCAAGACTAGGTAAACCTATTTCACGTATTAAAGAAGTTCTTAAAATAGCCAAGGAAAATGGTAAAAGTGAGGGTTGGATAGTAGGAGCATTAACTGATGATTATAACCTTGAGTATTTTTATAAACCTAGGGAAATAAAAAAAGAGGCTGCTAAAAAGAAAAGTGGAAAAGTTATAAATAGTTCTGAATATGAAGATTTTTCAGAGGACTATTTTGAAAAATACATAGGAAAAGGGGAGGAAATAGCATAA
- a CDS encoding helix-turn-helix transcriptional regulator translates to MFREVLKKIREEKGDSIRSLGEKTEIHFTYISNIERGARPVNKEILSKIIKVYPDKEKELTQAYLEEVLPDDVAKKVLQDNKFLLGEGNDRELLNYLMADSTAENRKAILELMILQREVEARKNGTYENRKAELEAIKKEIEKL, encoded by the coding sequence ATGTTCCGTGAAGTTTTAAAAAAGATAAGAGAAGAAAAAGGAGATAGCATCAGAAGCTTAGGAGAAAAAACTGAAATACATTTCACATATATTAGCAATATAGAAAGAGGAGCAAGACCAGTAAATAAAGAGATTCTTTCTAAAATAATAAAAGTTTATCCTGATAAAGAAAAAGAATTAACTCAAGCTTATTTGGAAGAAGTTTTGCCTGATGATGTAGCTAAAAAAGTTCTACAAGATAACAAGTTCTTGTTAGGAGAAGGAAATGATAGAGAACTTTTAAATTACCTTATGGCAGATTCTACAGCTGAAAATAGAAAAGCTATATTAGAGTTGATGATTCTACAAAGAGAAGTAGAAGCAAGGAAAAATGGAACATACGAAAATAGAAAGGCTGAATTAGAAGCAATAAAAAAAGAAATTGAAAAATTATAA
- a CDS encoding YqaJ viral recombinase family protein, producing the protein MTVKELRAKCKELGLKGFWTLKKAELEKLIEENTVHLHDSEVLFTGECSGDGEWLNHRRIGATDTSVLICDNAYRNNLLDRPDKYTSPFLMFEERKGRYKKEISFNSQVAMDFGHYAEDFIIAHLPVLFEKEFNIKIQDTLKGNQVVANKNYPLWSCTPDSWVKIEGEWYPVELKTGNSYTAYEWEREEVPNKYFAQVQQQLAVLGKTKGFLVGFVDNRFTRVYEIERDDKLISQAYEITKRFQYYLDNDIAPELNGCEAECEYLKAEFQGFGNKYEKVPSIDLDSKTVQDYFAMEDTKKELSKETKEIEKDMKMLTCIIQNKMLEFETENLVINGSYLATWKIDARGAKRFSFKELKENQKIKEVA; encoded by the coding sequence ATGACAGTTAAAGAGCTTAGAGCTAAATGCAAGGAATTAGGTTTAAAAGGTTTTTGGACATTGAAAAAAGCAGAATTGGAAAAACTAATAGAAGAAAATACTGTACATCTACATGATAGTGAAGTTCTGTTCACTGGGGAATGTTCAGGAGATGGAGAATGGTTAAATCATAGAAGAATAGGAGCAACAGACACATCAGTTCTTATTTGTGATAATGCTTATAGAAATAACTTGCTTGATAGACCTGATAAATACACAAGTCCTTTCTTAATGTTTGAGGAGAGAAAAGGAAGATATAAAAAAGAGATTTCTTTTAACTCACAGGTAGCAATGGACTTTGGACACTATGCAGAAGATTTTATAATTGCACATCTTCCAGTACTATTTGAGAAAGAGTTCAATATTAAGATCCAAGATACATTAAAGGGTAATCAAGTTGTAGCAAATAAAAACTATCCTCTATGGAGTTGTACTCCTGATAGCTGGGTAAAAATAGAAGGTGAATGGTATCCAGTAGAGCTAAAAACTGGAAATAGTTATACAGCTTATGAATGGGAGAGAGAGGAAGTTCCAAACAAGTATTTTGCACAAGTACAACAACAACTTGCAGTACTAGGGAAAACTAAAGGATTTTTAGTTGGATTTGTAGACAATAGATTTACTAGAGTTTATGAGATTGAAAGAGATGATAAACTAATCAGTCAAGCTTATGAAATAACAAAAAGATTCCAATATTACCTTGATAACGACATAGCCCCTGAACTTAATGGATGTGAGGCTGAATGTGAGTATCTTAAAGCTGAGTTTCAAGGATTTGGTAATAAATATGAGAAAGTTCCAAGCATTGATTTAGATAGCAAAACAGTTCAAGATTATTTTGCTATGGAAGATACTAAAAAAGAGTTATCAAAGGAAACTAAAGAGATTGAAAAAGATATGAAAATGCTAACATGTATCATACAAAATAAGATGCTAGAGTTTGAAACTGAAAATTTAGTTATAAATGGTAGTTATCTAGCAACTTGGAAGATAGATGCAAGAGGAGCTAAAAGATTTAGTTTTAAAGAGCTTAAAGAAAATCAAAAAATTAAAGAGGTGGCATAA
- a CDS encoding recombinase RecT, with protein sequence MARAVNKLVTNENEVSTGVPALKSALATQAIRKQIKSLLGDRSGHFMMAIVQVVEGTPQLQQAEPQSIINAAIASAVLNLPIEKNLGFAYIVPYKDREKGMIAQFQLGYKGYIQLALRSGEYKYINAIEVKEGEIKNYNMLTGELELEFIEDIDKRLEAKTVGYASYIEFNNGFRNTLFMTEAQMKNHAKRYSQSYQYDVNYNKKNSNWSKNFEAMALKTVLKLNISKYGALSVEIQKALQTDGMVVNEIEDDGTIAGKFSDNNGDVVEVIDDIKATDEDRVQLLKLAEPLKINLVDVVKKELRIDFETMSKSEANEVDAFITDRLADMM encoded by the coding sequence ATGGCAAGAGCAGTAAACAAATTAGTAACAAATGAAAATGAGGTTTCAACTGGAGTTCCAGCTTTAAAAAGTGCATTAGCAACACAAGCAATAAGAAAACAAATTAAATCATTGCTTGGTGATAGATCAGGGCATTTTATGATGGCAATAGTTCAAGTTGTAGAAGGTACTCCACAACTACAACAGGCAGAGCCTCAATCAATAATCAATGCAGCAATAGCAAGTGCAGTGTTAAATCTTCCTATTGAGAAAAACCTAGGATTTGCTTATATAGTTCCTTACAAAGATAGAGAAAAAGGAATGATTGCACAGTTCCAATTAGGATATAAAGGTTATATACAACTAGCTTTGAGAAGTGGAGAGTATAAATATATCAATGCTATTGAGGTAAAAGAGGGAGAAATTAAAAATTATAACATGCTTACTGGAGAGTTGGAGCTAGAATTTATTGAGGATATTGATAAAAGACTTGAAGCTAAAACAGTTGGGTATGCTAGTTATATAGAGTTTAACAATGGATTTAGAAATACACTCTTTATGACAGAGGCACAAATGAAAAATCATGCTAAAAGATATAGTCAATCTTATCAATATGATGTTAATTACAATAAGAAAAATTCAAACTGGAGTAAGAATTTTGAGGCTATGGCACTTAAAACAGTTTTAAAACTTAATATCAGTAAATATGGTGCTTTATCAGTAGAGATACAAAAAGCACTTCAAACTGATGGAATGGTAGTTAATGAAATAGAAGATGATGGAACTATAGCTGGAAAGTTCTCAGACAATAATGGAGATGTAGTTGAGGTTATAGATGATATAAAAGCAACTGATGAAGATAGAGTACAGTTATTAAAATTAGCAGAGCCTTTAAAAATCAATCTTGTTGATGTAGTAAAGAAAGAATTGAGAATTGATTTTGAAACTATGAGTAAATCAGAAGCTAATGAGGTTGATGCTTTTATAACTGACAGATTAGCAGATATGATGTAA